The following DNA comes from Triticum aestivum cultivar Chinese Spring chromosome 3D, IWGSC CS RefSeq v2.1, whole genome shotgun sequence.
TTACGACGATGCCCAACGACGACTGACTCTGGGTCGTCTTAAACGACAAGGAAAATTAATGAATAAAATGCACTTATGTCTTAGTTTGTGTACGTACTCTACATAGTGCTTCAATCCCCTCGACTTGTCATTAATTTCGTCGTCCTGTTCCTTCTGGAGATGGGAATTCTCTCTGGTTTTACATACAGCGCCACTATCAAAATAGAATTTGCATCTCTATAAGGCCACTATCTTATCCGAGAAGAATTACTTAAATTTTGCCACGTATGATGATGCTTATTAATGCAAACGTTCCATGCAAACtttagaagtgcatgctctagtcaGTGCAACTAAAAGATCGATCTGATGAAAGAGACTAAACAATACATTTATAAGTCAAGTAGTCAACACTCCCTGTCATGGCTCCCTCATGTCTAAACCTGGACCGGAAGTGGAATGCAATTTAATTGTGCCAGCcgagtcttgaactcaagacctcttggctccaaTACTATGTAGAGATTAGATTTGGTGCAACTCACGATATATTCATCGGGTGCATATATAGGTACAAGAGGTGGCCACGTCCTCAACTATACATGGAAGGATGACTTGTTGTACAATAAATACACATGCAAATATACGCAGAAGGAGGAGGGCGGTGTGGACAGCACGGGAGTGCAAGTTCTTCAATCGCATCTCTGCCAGCTTGTGCATCTCAGAAAATTGCTTCAGTTGAGGTACCTTGGACTAATGCTTCAGTATCCCTACAGCTCATTATTTGCAGTCTTCCAAGATGTCTGAGGCGGGCATCTCTGCCAGCCACTGCATAGCTATCATGCATCGTTTGTGAGACGGTGATATTTTAATCAAGCAATTCCTTAGTTATCGTTATTTGTTAATCCTTGTTGCCAAATTGAAGTGTTACACACAGATACTCAAGTTTCCTCAAGTAATAGTggcatgtcaaaaacaacatccaCGTTAACCTCATCAACAACTTCACTGGACACTTTACTGAACATGTCTGAAGTTATCTCCTTAGTTGTAATTCCATCAGCTACTTTGGTGCTCCGTACGACGAACTCACCCAGGTGCTGCATGTCCTTTGGCGGCTTACTTTGCAACTGTAATGTTATGTCAACGGCACAACTGGATAGTGGCGGCACAATTCCTTTGTTTGGTTGTATGCAGTATGGCATCGGGCTCACCGGTTGTATACTGAAGGCAATGCTAGCAGTTGTATCGTTGGCTAACTGAAGTAGGCATGATATCTGCTTGTTAGGTTCAAAATGAAAATGTAGCTTGAGTGGCTCAATCCCAAGCATATCATCATCCCAGTGGGGCCTTATCTGCAACAAAAGAGCAATATATAAATTACTACGAACAAATTTACTTAGGAGTACTATTTTAAGTGTATTTTGAATTTTTTACCAAGGAAAAAAGTTGATGTATATATAAATAGTTGTAATTAAAATGAGATGCTTCCAGAAATCTTGTATTTCCCACTGAAATATATTTGGTAAGCCTGGTTCTGACATTGACGAGGAAAGCCCCATTGGAAGATGCTTTAAGGAACTATACCTACAGTACCTGTCAAAAACTACTAGGGTCCTGATGACATGTTACAAGCTTACCTGCTCAGCGTCAGATTCATCGGCATTGCTGGTTTGTTCCAAGGTACCATCAGTTTTGTTGATATCATGTATGACATCCCATATAAATGGCCGTTTGTATGGATCACTTTCCTGACAATGTAGGCCTATTCCGATGCATTTAGTTATTTGTAATTGCTGGTAAGCCCATGGTGTTTCCTTCAGTGATTTCTTCCATCTATGCCTCCATCTCCTCAGCACCTGTCATTTCACATAGCATATTTAAGACGAAGCAAAAATACGTATTTCAAAATGTAAAGTGTGCAAACTCACTCATTTTTCTTATTACACTAAGAATCTAAACAGTTGTGGCCCAACTTCCTACTCAAACACCAACAAAGGATGACAGGAGCAGGAGGAAATAGCAGTGTTCACAGGGGCATTAGATCTTGAAGATGCCTCCATCAACAATAAATCAAACCCTAGAATAGCCAAAGTTGTCGGAAAATATGCCACCACCATAGAACACATGACCTTGGATAGTTGGGTGGCTAGTTCCTAAAGGAACTCCACAAAAATGGTGGTGGAGAACAAATATCTGTATATTTGTTTAGTGAGCGAGCCAGGGGTGTTTGAGAGTTATCCTGTTCTAGGGGCTTTGAGTGTATCACCAAGTTTAACTTATTATCCGGATATACAGATAGACATGCcatgaacactagtagaaaacagggatttggtcacagggcagttttaacattagtcccggttcagtcacgaaccgggactaatgtgagcatttatcccggttcgtgcggctaaggcattagtcccggttggtgccacaaaccgggactaaagggtgcgatgcccattagtcccggttggtggcaccaaccgggactaaaggttagacctttagtcccggttggtgccaccaaccggtactaatgggctttgaggcattagtaccggttcatggcacgaaccggtactaaaggtcctattttcaaactctacccccccccccccggtggaccgccttttcagttttagaaaaaacaaaagaaaatgatggaagtgtcaataaaataaaataaaataagtttcccatgtgatatgtggtctagttgttgggaaaattaacaaatatgaattttgactttatttgcaaaatctctctggaatttcttaaaatgggcataacttttgcatacgaactcggatgaaaaagttttttatatgaaaaatcatctactcgaaaagttacatccgaatttaactggggaaccttgttaaacattttcaaaatcctcaaaaacctaacagaaaaaagttacggggcttttaagatctggagaggcaaaaaaattcaaaaaatttcaaattgtggtcaaacaatggtcaaactaattattctagaatattagtgttactaaataattatttcagttgttttgaattttggtcaaatctggtcaaactgtggtcaaatctggtcaaactgtggtcaaacaatggtcaaactaattattccagaaatattagtgttactaaataattattgttttttaaaacaatagtttcaaactcaaacagtgaaatgtgtcacttcatgctcaagctaaattccttagggttaataggattgacatcttactattgttaggaaaacaacatgtgcagacttggaaacgagggagaatagaacccggaagttaagcgtgctcaggctggagtagtgag
Coding sequences within:
- the LOC123075864 gene encoding cysteine-rich receptor-like protein kinase 24, with protein sequence MKIEGSREYIYAEIRERLLCFEHIGNGNLHEYITDNHMVAKIADFGSSRLDEKSQTMDANRCVTLGYCCPEYLLGGKMSVRSDIYSLGVIIIELVTGCKEIPANSNVLRRWRHRWKKSLKETPWAYQQLQITKCIGIGLHCQESDPYKRPFIWDVIHDINKTDGTLEQTSNADESDAEQIRPHWDDDMLGIEPLKLHFHFEPNKQISCLLQLANDTTASIAFSIQPVSPMPYCIQPNKGIVPPLSSCAVDITLQLQSKPPKDMQHLGEFVVRSTKVADGITTKEITSDMFSKVSSEVVDEVNVDVVFDMPLLLEET